One Thermus sp. CCB_US3_UF1 DNA window includes the following coding sequences:
- a CDS encoding urea amidolyase family protein produces the protein MEGLYLVLGGGLSGVSEEAGRLAQALARFLLASPPPGLREAVPAYSTLYLEYDPALLPRARLLAHLRRAPLAEAEGREVILPVRYDGEDLPEVARRTGLSLEEVKRRHQAPLYRVYALGFTPGFPFMAPVDEALRLPRRPHPRPRVPAHAVAMAGPQTGVYPLPSPGGWHLLGTALVAVYDPHRPEPFLLQPGDRVRFREAQGPAPPEPLPLELLPPSPRLPALRVEEEGLLDLVVDGGRFLAAHLGLARSGPLDPYSAHLANRLVGNPPGAPLLEVAYRGPVLTALRPLVAAVAGYGLVALLEGEEIPPGQSFFWPQGKTLRFRPKGKGVRVYLALAGGLEAHTFLGSASPDLRGRVGRPLRAGDLLGLGEERPVRPGRAFPQRPLLPFRFRLLPGPQYSPEALAAFLSGSFRVVRADRMGVELQGPEVPGGEGLSEATPLGGIQVPPSGRPLVLLADKGSLGGYSKPLRIHPQDLWRLGQVWPGVELIFTSEGNRENIHKIIPRLPWEG, from the coding sequence GTGGAGGGCCTTTACCTGGTCTTGGGCGGTGGGCTTTCCGGGGTTTCCGAGGAGGCGGGCCGCTTGGCCCAGGCCCTGGCCCGCTTCCTCCTGGCCTCCCCTCCGCCGGGGCTTCGGGAGGCCGTGCCCGCCTACAGCACCCTCTACCTGGAGTACGACCCCGCCCTCCTTCCCCGGGCCCGGCTCCTGGCCCACCTCCGCCGCGCCCCCTTGGCCGAGGCGGAGGGGCGCGAGGTCATCCTCCCTGTGCGCTACGACGGGGAGGACCTCCCGGAGGTGGCCCGGCGCACCGGCCTTTCCCTGGAGGAGGTGAAGCGCCGCCACCAGGCCCCCCTGTACCGGGTCTACGCCCTGGGCTTCACCCCGGGCTTCCCCTTCATGGCCCCCGTGGACGAGGCCCTGCGCCTTCCCCGCCGCCCCCACCCCAGGCCCCGGGTGCCCGCCCACGCCGTGGCCATGGCCGGCCCCCAGACGGGGGTCTACCCCCTGCCTTCCCCCGGGGGGTGGCACCTCTTGGGCACCGCCCTGGTGGCCGTCTACGATCCCCACCGCCCCGAGCCCTTCCTCCTCCAGCCTGGGGACCGGGTGCGCTTCCGGGAGGCCCAGGGCCCCGCCCCGCCCGAGCCCCTTCCCCTGGAGCTCCTTCCCCCAAGCCCCAGGCTCCCTGCCCTTAGGGTGGAGGAGGAAGGGCTTTTGGACCTGGTGGTGGACGGGGGGCGGTTCCTCGCTGCCCACCTGGGCCTGGCCCGCTCGGGGCCCCTGGACCCCTATTCCGCCCATCTGGCCAACCGCCTGGTGGGGAACCCTCCTGGGGCTCCCCTCCTGGAGGTGGCCTACCGGGGTCCCGTCCTCACCGCCCTCAGGCCCCTGGTGGCGGCCGTGGCGGGGTACGGCCTGGTGGCCCTCCTGGAGGGGGAGGAGATCCCCCCGGGGCAGAGCTTCTTCTGGCCCCAGGGCAAGACCCTCCGCTTCCGGCCCAAGGGCAAGGGGGTGCGGGTCTACCTGGCCCTGGCCGGGGGCCTCGAGGCCCACACCTTCCTGGGCTCGGCTTCCCCCGACCTCCGGGGCCGGGTGGGCCGTCCCTTACGGGCCGGGGACCTTCTGGGCCTAGGGGAGGAGCGGCCCGTCCGCCCCGGGCGGGCCTTTCCCCAGAGGCCCCTCCTGCCCTTCCGCTTCCGCCTCCTCCCCGGGCCCCAGTACAGCCCGGAGGCCCTGGCCGCCTTCCTTTCCGGAAGCTTCCGCGTGGTCCGGGCGGACCGGATGGGGGTGGAACTGCAAGGCCCCGAGGTCCCGGGAGGGGAGGGGCTTTCCGAGGCCACGCCTCTAGGGGGGATCCAGGTCCCGCCCTCGGGCAGGCCCCTGGTCCTCCTGGCCGACAAGGGCAGCCTGGGCGGCTACAGCAAGCCCCTGCGGATCCATCCCCAGGACCTTTGGCGGCTGGGCCAGGTTTGGCCAGGAGTCGAGCTTATTTTCACGAGCGAGGGAAATCGTGAAAATATACACAAAATCATCCCCCGCCTGCCCTGGGAAGGGTAG
- a CDS encoding acetyl-CoA C-acyltransferase, which translates to MPEAWIVQAVRSPIGRHGGALAPVRPDDLLAHVLGALMERAGVPKEEVEDVYAGCANQAGEDNRNVARMALLLAGFPVEVAGCTVNRLCGSGLEAVAQAARAIWAGEGQVYVGGGVESMSRAPFVVPKAEKPFPTGNQVMYDTTLGWRFVNPRMQALYGTESMGETAENLAEMYRIPREEQDRFALLSHQKAVRAWDEGRFQEEVVPIPVKRGKEEALVAVDEGPRRDTSLERLAQLKPVFREGGTVTAGNSSPLNDGAAAVLLVSDAYAKAHGLKPLARIRSVAVAGVPPRIMGLGPVPATRKALERAGLTLGDLGLVELNEAFAAQALAVLREWGLPMEDPRLNPNGGAIALGHPLGCSGARILTTLVHEMARRKVQFGLATMCIGVGQGIAMVVEAL; encoded by the coding sequence ATGCCCGAAGCCTGGATCGTACAAGCGGTGCGAAGCCCCATCGGCAGGCACGGGGGGGCCCTGGCCCCGGTGCGCCCCGACGACCTCCTGGCCCACGTGCTGGGCGCCCTCATGGAACGGGCCGGGGTCCCCAAGGAGGAGGTGGAGGACGTCTACGCCGGCTGCGCCAACCAGGCCGGGGAGGACAACCGCAACGTGGCCCGCATGGCCCTCCTCCTGGCCGGCTTCCCCGTGGAGGTGGCCGGCTGCACGGTGAACCGCCTCTGCGGCTCGGGGCTAGAGGCGGTGGCCCAGGCGGCCCGGGCCATCTGGGCCGGGGAGGGCCAGGTGTACGTGGGGGGCGGGGTGGAGTCCATGTCCCGCGCCCCCTTCGTGGTGCCCAAGGCGGAAAAGCCCTTCCCCACCGGCAACCAGGTGATGTACGACACCACCTTGGGCTGGCGCTTCGTCAACCCCAGGATGCAGGCCCTCTACGGCACGGAGAGCATGGGGGAAACCGCAGAGAACCTGGCGGAGATGTACCGCATCCCCCGGGAGGAGCAGGACCGCTTCGCCCTCCTCTCCCACCAAAAGGCCGTGCGGGCCTGGGACGAGGGGCGCTTCCAGGAGGAGGTGGTCCCCATCCCCGTGAAGCGGGGCAAGGAGGAGGCCCTGGTGGCGGTGGACGAGGGGCCCAGGCGGGACACCTCCTTGGAGCGCCTGGCCCAGCTCAAGCCCGTCTTCCGGGAAGGGGGGACGGTGACCGCCGGCAACTCCAGCCCCCTAAACGACGGGGCGGCGGCGGTGCTCCTGGTCTCCGATGCCTACGCCAAGGCCCACGGGCTCAAGCCCCTGGCCCGCATCCGCAGCGTGGCCGTGGCCGGGGTGCCCCCGAGGATCATGGGCCTCGGCCCCGTGCCCGCCACCCGGAAGGCCCTGGAACGGGCAGGGCTTACCCTAGGGGACCTCGGCCTCGTGGAGCTCAACGAGGCCTTCGCCGCCCAGGCCCTGGCGGTGCTGCGGGAGTGGGGCCTCCCCATGGAAGACCCCAGGCTCAACCCCAACGGCGGGGCCATCGCCCTGGGCCATCCCCTGGGGTGCTCGGGGGCCCGGATCCTCACCACCCTGGTCCACGAGATGGCAAGGCGCAAGGTCCAGTTCGGCCTCGCCACCATGTGCATCGGGGTCGGCCAGGGCATCGCCATGGTGGTGGAGGCCCTCTAG
- the nadC gene encoding carboxylating nicotinate-nucleotide diphosphorylase has translation MVPDETLRAWLQEDLGHGDLTSLLTVPEGLEGEAVILAKERGVLAGLPVAARVFALAEARLAFLPQKEEGDPIAPGEEVARIRGPLRGILAGERLALNLLQRLSGIATLTRAYVEALAGTRTQVLDTRKTTPGLRALEKYAVRVGGGRNHRFGLFDGILLKENHLRAAGGVRAAVRRAKEGAPHYLQVEVEVTNLEELEEALAAGADLILLDNFPPEAMREAVRRVGGRVPLEASGNMTLERARAAAEAGVDYVSVGALTHSAKALDLSLLVVRP, from the coding sequence ATGGTGCCGGACGAAACCCTGAGGGCCTGGCTCCAGGAGGACCTGGGCCACGGGGACCTCACCAGCCTCCTCACCGTGCCCGAGGGCCTCGAGGGCGAGGCAGTCATCCTGGCCAAGGAGCGGGGCGTTCTCGCCGGGCTGCCCGTGGCCGCGCGGGTCTTTGCCCTGGCGGAGGCGCGCCTGGCCTTCCTTCCCCAAAAGGAGGAGGGCGACCCCATCGCTCCCGGGGAGGAGGTGGCCCGGATCCGGGGCCCCTTACGGGGCATCCTGGCCGGGGAGCGGCTGGCCCTCAACCTCCTCCAGCGCCTTTCGGGCATCGCCACCCTCACCCGGGCCTACGTGGAGGCCCTGGCGGGGACCCGGACCCAGGTCCTGGACACCCGCAAGACCACCCCCGGCCTCCGGGCCCTGGAGAAGTATGCCGTCCGGGTGGGCGGGGGAAGGAACCACCGCTTCGGCCTCTTTGACGGCATCCTCCTCAAGGAGAACCACCTCCGGGCCGCTGGGGGGGTCAGGGCGGCGGTGCGCCGGGCCAAGGAAGGGGCCCCCCACTACCTCCAGGTGGAGGTGGAGGTGACGAACCTGGAGGAGCTGGAGGAGGCCCTGGCGGCGGGGGCCGACCTCATCCTCCTGGACAACTTCCCCCCGGAGGCCATGCGCGAGGCCGTGCGCCGGGTAGGGGGGAGGGTCCCCCTCGAGGCCAGCGGCAACATGACCCTGGAGCGGGCCCGGGCGGCGGCAGAGGCCGGGGTGGACTACGTGAGCGTGGGGGCCCTCACCCATTCCGCCAAGGCCCTGGACCTTTCCCTTCTCGTGGTCCGCCCGTGA
- the nadA gene encoding quinolinate synthase NadA produces MEGKTLNEAVERLKRERQAVILAHSYQLPEVQEVADFVGDSLGLAREAQRTRARVIVFAGVHFMAETAAILNPEKTVLLPDLEAGCSLADSIRPEDILAWKEAHPDGIVVAYVNTKAEVKALADVCVTSANAVEVVARLPQDRPIFFVPDMFLGAHVARETGRKLDLFPGECHVHAGIREEHLKALLETHPEAEFLIHPECGCGSGCLYLKPDAKLLSTEGMVRYAKGAQAQAFVVATEVGILHRLKKEAPGKAFIPVKPDAVCPYMKRITLEKIYLSLKEMRHVVRVPEGVAQRARRALEAMVAVG; encoded by the coding sequence ATGGAAGGAAAAACCCTGAACGAAGCGGTAGAGCGGCTCAAGCGGGAACGGCAGGCGGTTATCCTGGCCCACTCCTACCAGCTCCCCGAGGTGCAGGAGGTGGCGGACTTCGTGGGGGACTCCCTGGGCTTAGCCCGGGAGGCCCAGCGAACCCGGGCCCGGGTGATCGTCTTCGCCGGGGTGCACTTCATGGCCGAGACCGCCGCCATCCTGAACCCGGAGAAGACCGTGCTCCTGCCGGACCTCGAGGCCGGCTGCTCCCTGGCGGACAGCATCCGCCCCGAGGACATCCTGGCCTGGAAGGAGGCCCACCCGGACGGGATCGTGGTGGCCTACGTGAACACCAAGGCCGAGGTCAAGGCCCTGGCCGACGTCTGCGTGACCAGCGCCAACGCCGTGGAGGTGGTGGCCCGCCTGCCCCAGGACCGGCCCATCTTCTTCGTGCCCGACATGTTCCTGGGGGCCCACGTGGCCCGGGAAACCGGGCGGAAGCTGGACCTTTTCCCAGGGGAGTGCCACGTGCACGCCGGGATCCGGGAGGAGCACCTAAAGGCCCTTTTGGAAACCCACCCCGAGGCGGAGTTCCTCATCCACCCCGAGTGCGGCTGCGGCTCGGGCTGCCTCTACCTGAAGCCCGACGCCAAGCTGCTCTCCACCGAGGGCATGGTCCGCTACGCCAAGGGGGCCCAGGCCCAGGCCTTCGTGGTGGCCACGGAGGTGGGCATCCTCCACCGCCTCAAGAAGGAAGCCCCGGGGAAGGCCTTCATACCCGTCAAGCCCGACGCGGTCTGCCCCTACATGAAGCGGATCACCCTGGAAAAGATTTACCTCTCCCTCAAGGAGATGCGCCACGTGGTGCGGGTACCCGAAGGGGTGGCCCAACGGGCCAGGCGGGCCCTGGAGGCCATGGTGGCCGTGGGGTAG
- a CDS encoding L-aspartate oxidase: protein MRTLTADLLVLGAGVAGVYGALAAEARGARVLLLSKDPLPSGSTPWAQGGVAFPLDEADLEAHLQDTLRAGRGLVEEGVARSILEEAPRHLERLLAWGLPFHPEPTREGGHSRPRVRHLGGDRSGLLLLQGLLARLRGPVLEGHLAASLLVAGGRVAGAYVLSPEGPLWVRSGAVLLATGGLGRLFPVTTNPPGATGDGMVLAWRAGATLRDLEFVQFHPTALPDGSLVSEACRGEGAVLRNARGERFMPRYDPQGELAPRDVVARAVFAEGQATGGVYLDLRPIPRLEERFPSVVAQARALGLDPLREPLPVAPAAHYAMGGVRTDPRGFTGLPGLFAAGEVASSGLHGANRLASNSLLEGLVLGERAALAALEDLAFPLGAEPLPAPLLDPGLLPALRARMGEAAGVVRRGEGLREALAWVQGLPLEEGLPGALEARPRLEAGHLALLARLLLEMALLREESRGAHFRQDFPQPGPEAYHLEAQGTSLRKVPVGV, encoded by the coding sequence ATGCGCACCCTCACCGCCGACCTCCTGGTCCTGGGGGCTGGGGTGGCGGGGGTCTACGGGGCCCTGGCCGCCGAGGCCCGGGGGGCCAGGGTCCTCCTCCTGAGCAAGGACCCCCTGCCCTCGGGCTCCACCCCCTGGGCCCAGGGCGGGGTGGCCTTCCCCTTGGACGAGGCCGACCTCGAGGCCCACCTCCAGGACACCCTCCGGGCAGGGCGGGGCCTGGTGGAGGAGGGCGTGGCCCGCTCCATCCTGGAGGAGGCCCCGCGCCACCTGGAAAGGCTTCTGGCCTGGGGGCTTCCCTTCCACCCCGAGCCCACCCGGGAGGGGGGGCACTCCCGCCCCCGGGTGCGCCACCTGGGGGGGGACCGAAGCGGCCTCCTCCTCCTCCAGGGCCTCCTGGCCCGGCTTAGGGGCCCGGTGCTGGAGGGCCACCTGGCGGCAAGCCTCCTGGTGGCCGGGGGGCGGGTGGCGGGGGCCTACGTCCTCTCCCCCGAAGGCCCCCTTTGGGTGCGCTCCGGGGCCGTACTCCTGGCCACAGGGGGCCTGGGGCGGCTTTTCCCCGTGACCACCAACCCCCCGGGGGCCACGGGGGACGGGATGGTCCTGGCCTGGCGGGCCGGGGCCACCCTGAGGGACTTGGAGTTCGTCCAGTTCCACCCCACCGCGCTTCCCGACGGCTCCTTGGTGAGCGAGGCCTGCCGCGGGGAAGGGGCGGTGCTCCGGAACGCCCGGGGGGAGCGGTTCATGCCCCGCTACGACCCCCAAGGGGAGCTGGCCCCCCGGGACGTGGTGGCCCGGGCGGTGTTCGCCGAAGGGCAGGCCACGGGAGGGGTTTACCTGGACCTCCGCCCCATCCCCAGGCTGGAGGAGCGCTTCCCCAGCGTCGTGGCCCAGGCCCGGGCCCTGGGGCTGGACCCTTTGCGGGAGCCCCTCCCCGTGGCCCCCGCCGCCCACTACGCCATGGGGGGGGTGCGGACGGACCCAAGGGGCTTCACCGGCCTCCCGGGCCTCTTCGCCGCGGGGGAGGTGGCCTCCAGCGGCCTCCACGGGGCCAACCGCCTGGCCTCCAACAGCCTCCTGGAGGGCCTGGTCCTGGGGGAGCGGGCGGCCTTGGCGGCCCTGGAGGACCTGGCCTTTCCCCTAGGGGCCGAACCCCTGCCTGCCCCGCTCCTGGATCCCGGGCTTCTTCCCGCCCTTCGGGCCCGCATGGGGGAGGCGGCGGGGGTGGTGCGCCGGGGGGAGGGGCTGCGGGAGGCCCTGGCCTGGGTCCAGGGGCTTCCCCTGGAGGAGGGCCTGCCCGGGGCCCTGGAGGCAAGGCCCCGCCTCGAGGCCGGCCACCTGGCCCTCCTGGCCCGCCTCCTCCTGGAGATGGCCCTCCTCCGTGAGGAAAGCCGCGGGGCCCACTTCCGCCAGGACTTCCCCCAACCAGGCCCCGAGGCCTACCACCTGGAGGCCCAGGGCACTTCCCTCCGCAAGGTGCCCGTGGGGGTATAA
- the bfr gene encoding bacterioferritin, giving the protein MKGHPEVIQSLQERLSEELAAILQYMVHAEMAENWGFKALARHLKAHAITEMRHAEKHIERILFLEGFPEVSRIGEIRIGKNVEEILFKDYEGELQAVKGYNETMNLAQSLGDNGTRDLVAEILKDEEAHVDWLESQRELKEQMGLANYLQYLAGEAD; this is encoded by the coding sequence ATGAAAGGCCACCCGGAGGTCATCCAGAGCCTGCAGGAACGGCTTTCCGAGGAACTCGCCGCCATCTTGCAGTACATGGTCCACGCGGAGATGGCGGAGAACTGGGGCTTCAAGGCCCTGGCCCGCCACCTCAAGGCCCACGCCATCACCGAGATGCGCCACGCGGAAAAGCACATTGAGCGCATCCTCTTCCTGGAGGGCTTCCCCGAGGTGAGCCGGATTGGGGAGATCCGGATCGGGAAAAACGTGGAGGAGATTCTCTTCAAGGACTACGAGGGGGAGCTTCAGGCGGTGAAGGGATACAACGAAACCATGAACCTGGCCCAGTCCCTGGGGGATAACGGCACCCGGGACCTGGTGGCGGAGATCCTCAAGGACGAGGAGGCCCACGTGGACTGGCTGGAAAGCCAGCGGGAGCTCAAGGAGCAGATGGGCCTCGCCAACTACCTGCAGTACCTGGCAGGGGAGGCCGACTAG
- a CDS encoding helix-turn-helix domain-containing protein: MAEPEAFCPVYAALNLLQEKWTLHIVRALLEGPKGFNELSRAIGGVNPATLSQRLEHLVALGVVEKRVESYMPPRTRYSLTQAGRELEEVIQAIDRWARRNLKAPVG; encoded by the coding sequence ATGGCCGAGCCCGAGGCCTTCTGCCCGGTCTACGCCGCCCTGAACCTCCTCCAGGAGAAATGGACCCTGCACATCGTCCGGGCCCTCCTGGAGGGGCCCAAGGGCTTCAACGAACTTTCCCGGGCCATCGGGGGGGTGAACCCCGCCACCCTTTCCCAGCGCCTGGAGCACCTGGTGGCCCTGGGGGTGGTGGAGAAGCGGGTGGAGTCCTACATGCCACCCCGGACCCGGTACAGCCTCACCCAGGCCGGGCGGGAGCTGGAGGAAGTCATCCAGGCCATTGACCGCTGGGCCCGGAGGAACCTGAAGGCCCCCGTGGGCTAG
- the paaZ gene encoding phenylacetic acid degradation bifunctional protein PaaZ, producing MKVKSYLMGAWREGQGEGVPLRDATTGEVLARVTSEGLPLAEALAWGREVGGRALLALGFPERGRRLRALAAYLSEHKEELYRLYATTGGTRRDAWYDVDGGIGVLYSYASLARNLPEGNFLPEEENLPLSKDLSFQGRHLLGPKGGITVQVNAFNFPVWGLLEKFAPAFLAGVPTLAKAATPTAHVAEGLVRRMVASGLLPEGSLQFVAGGLGEALEALDHRDSLYFTGSKATADRLRRHPAFLERGAFFNAETDSLNAAILGMEAGEEELQRLAEEIAQELAIKSGQRCTAIRRVLVPEDRLQALLQATQARLEGLRLGDPREEAVDLGPLASLEQKAEVEGAVAALLQGGARLAWRHPGRADGAFFPPTLLLAEDPYGPPLHQVEAFGPVATFFPYRTLEEAVGLARLAGGMLAATLATPDPEEARFFLEGLSGHVGRLHLLNRRNAHSSTGHGSPLPRLLHGGPGRAGGGEELGGMLSVRRHLARLALQADPLTLQALTGEYAKGGEKPATVHPFRKPYEALEVGETLWTHRRTLTEADIALFAHLSWDHFYAHTDEIAAQKSLFGRRVAHGYFVLSAAAGLFVDPAPGPVLANYGLEGLRFTEPVGAGDTLQARLTVKAKRPRDEKTGVVEWAVEVVNQEGKTVAAYTVLTLVARQGTGDAP from the coding sequence ATGAAGGTGAAGAGCTACCTCATGGGGGCGTGGCGGGAGGGCCAAGGGGAGGGGGTCCCCCTCCGGGACGCCACCACCGGGGAGGTCCTGGCCCGGGTGACCTCGGAGGGGTTGCCCCTGGCCGAGGCCCTGGCCTGGGGGCGGGAGGTGGGGGGCAGGGCCCTTCTGGCCCTGGGCTTCCCCGAACGGGGAAGGAGGCTTCGCGCCCTGGCGGCCTACCTTTCCGAGCACAAGGAGGAGCTTTACCGCCTTTATGCCACCACCGGGGGCACGCGGCGGGACGCCTGGTACGACGTGGACGGGGGGATCGGGGTCCTCTACAGCTACGCCAGCTTGGCCCGGAACCTGCCCGAGGGCAACTTCCTCCCCGAGGAGGAAAACCTCCCCCTAAGCAAGGACCTTTCCTTCCAGGGGCGGCACCTCCTGGGCCCCAAGGGGGGGATCACGGTCCAGGTGAACGCCTTCAACTTCCCCGTCTGGGGGCTTTTGGAGAAGTTCGCCCCCGCCTTCTTGGCCGGGGTGCCCACCCTGGCCAAGGCCGCCACCCCCACGGCCCACGTGGCCGAGGGGCTGGTGCGGCGCATGGTGGCCTCGGGCCTCCTGCCCGAGGGGAGCCTGCAGTTCGTGGCCGGGGGGTTGGGGGAGGCCCTCGAGGCCCTGGACCACCGGGATAGCCTTTACTTCACGGGCTCCAAGGCCACCGCCGACCGCCTGCGGCGCCACCCCGCCTTCCTGGAACGGGGGGCCTTCTTCAACGCCGAAACCGACTCCCTCAACGCCGCCATCCTGGGGATGGAGGCCGGGGAGGAAGAACTGCAAAGGCTGGCAGAGGAGATCGCCCAGGAACTGGCCATCAAGTCGGGACAGCGGTGCACGGCCATCCGCCGGGTCCTGGTGCCCGAAGACCGCCTGCAGGCCCTCCTCCAGGCCACCCAGGCCCGCCTGGAGGGCCTCCGCCTGGGGGACCCCCGGGAGGAGGCGGTGGACCTGGGCCCCTTGGCCTCCTTGGAGCAGAAGGCCGAGGTGGAGGGAGCGGTGGCAGCCCTCCTTCAGGGGGGGGCCAGGCTGGCCTGGCGCCACCCCGGCCGGGCCGACGGGGCCTTCTTCCCCCCTACCCTGCTCCTGGCAGAGGACCCCTATGGCCCTCCCCTCCACCAGGTGGAGGCCTTCGGCCCCGTGGCCACCTTCTTCCCCTATCGCACGCTGGAGGAGGCGGTGGGCCTGGCCCGCCTGGCCGGGGGGATGCTGGCGGCCACCCTGGCCACCCCCGACCCCGAGGAGGCCCGCTTTTTCCTCGAGGGCCTCTCCGGCCATGTGGGCCGCCTCCACCTCCTGAACCGCAGGAACGCCCACAGCTCCACCGGCCACGGCTCTCCCCTGCCCCGCCTGCTCCACGGGGGGCCGGGGCGGGCGGGAGGGGGGGAGGAGCTGGGAGGGATGCTTTCGGTGAGGCGGCACCTGGCCCGCCTGGCCCTCCAGGCTGACCCCTTGACCCTCCAGGCCCTCACGGGGGAGTACGCCAAGGGAGGGGAGAAGCCCGCCACGGTCCACCCCTTCCGCAAGCCCTACGAGGCCCTGGAGGTGGGGGAAACCCTCTGGACCCACCGCCGCACCCTCACCGAGGCGGACATCGCCCTCTTCGCCCACCTTTCCTGGGACCACTTCTACGCCCACACCGACGAGATCGCGGCCCAGAAGAGCCTCTTTGGCCGCCGGGTGGCCCACGGGTACTTCGTCCTCTCCGCCGCCGCCGGCCTCTTCGTGGACCCCGCCCCAGGGCCGGTCCTGGCCAACTACGGCCTCGAGGGCCTGCGCTTCACCGAGCCCGTGGGGGCGGGGGACACCCTCCAGGCCCGGCTCACGGTGAAGGCCAAACGCCCCCGGGATGAGAAGACGGGGGTGGTGGAGTGGGCGGTGGAGGTGGTGAACCAGGAGGGGAAGACCGTGGCCGCCTACACCGTCCTCACCCTGGTGGCCCGCCAGGGGACCGGGGACGCCCCCTAG
- the paaD gene encoding 1,2-phenylacetyl-CoA epoxidase subunit PaaD codes for MVARYWEALKGVKDPEIPVLNIVEMGMILDLEAQGERVRVRFRPTFSGCPALQTIREEIQRALLAAGAQEVEVVEARTPWSTEALGEEAREKLLAYGIAPPLPLPLAEEDPPCPRCGSREVFLKNPFGSTLCKRLYQCAACGEPFEAFKAV; via the coding sequence ATGGTAGCCCGCTACTGGGAGGCCCTAAAGGGGGTCAAGGACCCGGAGATCCCCGTGCTGAACATCGTGGAGATGGGGATGATCCTGGACCTCGAGGCCCAAGGGGAAAGGGTCCGGGTCCGCTTCCGCCCCACCTTCTCGGGCTGCCCCGCCCTCCAGACCATCCGGGAGGAGATCCAAAGGGCCCTCCTGGCCGCGGGGGCCCAGGAGGTGGAGGTGGTGGAGGCCCGGACCCCCTGGTCCACGGAGGCCCTGGGGGAGGAGGCCCGGGAGAAACTCCTGGCCTACGGCATCGCCCCGCCCCTGCCCCTACCCCTGGCCGAGGAGGACCCCCCCTGCCCCCGGTGCGGGAGCCGGGAGGTTTTCCTCAAGAACCCCTTCGGCTCCACCCTGTGCAAGCGCCTCTACCAGTGCGCCGCCTGCGGCGAGCCCTTTGAGGCCTTCAAGGCGGTCTAG
- the paaC gene encoding 1,2-phenylacetyl-CoA epoxidase subunit PaaC — translation MTLDAYLKEALVAKLTALADDEVVLAQRLSEWVAHAPILEEDIAIANLAQDELGHAKLWLELRQELDGSDPDQLVFLRDPLEYRNAVLVELPKGDWAFSLVRQYLFDAYENLWLKEAQRSAYGPLAEVAGRILKEERFHLRHSGLWVERLGLGTEESHRRAQEALDLLFPYARQLFQPLPEEEALVEAGVVPDLKGLEGVYLETVGAHLQRAGLKPPEGGYVPKGRQEHTEYLWSLLAEMQSVARWDREAKAW, via the coding sequence ATGACGCTTGACGCGTACCTGAAGGAGGCCCTGGTGGCCAAGCTGACCGCCCTGGCCGACGACGAGGTGGTCCTGGCCCAGCGGCTTTCCGAGTGGGTGGCCCACGCCCCCATCCTGGAGGAGGACATCGCCATCGCCAACCTGGCCCAGGACGAGCTGGGCCACGCCAAGCTCTGGCTGGAGCTCCGCCAGGAACTGGACGGCTCCGACCCCGACCAGCTGGTTTTCCTCCGCGACCCCCTGGAGTACCGCAATGCCGTCCTGGTAGAGCTTCCCAAGGGGGACTGGGCCTTTAGCCTGGTGCGGCAGTACCTCTTTGACGCTTACGAGAACCTGTGGCTTAAGGAGGCCCAAAGGAGCGCCTACGGGCCCCTGGCCGAGGTGGCGGGCCGGATCCTTAAGGAGGAACGCTTCCACCTGCGCCATAGCGGCCTGTGGGTGGAACGGCTGGGCCTGGGCACCGAGGAAAGCCACCGCCGGGCCCAGGAGGCCTTGGACCTCCTCTTCCCCTACGCCCGCCAGCTCTTCCAGCCCCTCCCCGAGGAGGAGGCCCTGGTGGAGGCGGGGGTGGTGCCGGACCTAAAGGGCCTGGAAGGGGTCTACCTGGAGACGGTGGGCGCCCACCTGCAAAGGGCCGGGCTCAAGCCCCCCGAGGGAGGGTATGTGCCCAAGGGCCGCCAGGAGCACACGGAGTACCTCTGGTCCCTCCTGGCGGAGATGCAGTCCGTGGCCCGTTGGGACCGGGAGGCCAAGGCATGGTAG
- a CDS encoding phenylacetic acid degradation protein, whose translation MWGTEWPRYEVIKQDTPKALPQMVGSVHAADPEHALLIARHVFVRRPSCYALFVAPAEAFFHITQEGLKDPEALRPKGPGPEEAYWVFAKRGHRRSMVYGDLVGRFAASSPEEAVAQALLQAQGVAFWAVPEREVVGTEPTAEVVESWFAPAKEKTYRLQSYYGLITAKEVGDDA comes from the coding sequence ATGTGGGGCACCGAGTGGCCGCGCTACGAGGTGATCAAGCAGGACACCCCCAAGGCCCTGCCGCAGATGGTGGGCTCGGTCCACGCCGCGGATCCCGAGCACGCCCTCCTCATCGCCCGGCACGTCTTTGTCCGGAGGCCCTCTTGCTACGCCCTCTTCGTGGCCCCGGCGGAGGCCTTCTTCCACATCACCCAGGAGGGGCTTAAGGATCCCGAGGCCCTAAGGCCCAAGGGCCCAGGGCCTGAGGAGGCCTACTGGGTCTTCGCCAAGCGGGGCCACCGCCGGAGCATGGTCTACGGGGACCTGGTGGGGCGGTTTGCCGCTTCAAGCCCTGAGGAGGCCGTGGCCCAGGCCCTCCTCCAGGCCCAGGGGGTGGCCTTCTGGGCCGTGCCCGAACGGGAGGTGGTGGGCACGGAACCCACGGCCGAGGTGGTGGAGAGCTGGTTCGCCCCGGCCAAGGAGAAAACCTACCGCCTGCAGAGCTACTACGGCCTCATCACGGCCAAGGAGGTGGGGGATGACGCTTGA